One window of the Carassius auratus strain Wakin chromosome 20, ASM336829v1, whole genome shotgun sequence genome contains the following:
- the LOC113120588 gene encoding GDP-L-fucose synthase-like isoform X3 yields MDGSVGPMRVLVTGGSGLVGRAIERVVKEEGGGREGETWIFLSSKETNLVSAEETRAAFERHRPTHVIHLAAMVGGLYRNMRQNLDFWRNNVHINDNVLHTSQEFGVVKVVSCLSTCVFPDKTTYPIDETVMHSGPPHESNYGYAYAKRMIDVHNRALFQQYGLKYTAVIPTNMFGPHDNYNIEDGHVMPGLIHKTYLAKKEGKPLQVWGSGRALRQFIYSLDLARLFLWVLREYDEVEPIILSVGEEDELTVKEAVDAVVEGFGFEGDVIYDTSKSDGQIKKTANNAKLRKYLPDFKFTPFKQAVKETCDWFAANYDSARK; encoded by the exons atgGACGGGTCAGTCGGGCCGATGCGTGTGTTGGTGACGGGCGGCAGTGGGCTGGTGGGGCGAGCGATTGAACGGGTGGTGAAAGAGGAGGGCGGAGGGAGAGAAGGCGAAACATGGATATTCCTGTCATCCAAAGAGACCAATCTTGT GAGCGCTGAAGAGACGAGAGCAGCCTTCGAGAGACATCGTCCGACGCACGTCATTCATTTGGCCGCGATGGTTGGAGGACTCTACAGAAACATGAGACAGAACCTGGACTTCTGG AGGAATAATGTGCACATCAATGATAACGTGCTGCACACGTCTCAGGAGTTCGGCGTGGTGAAGGTCGTTTCCTGTCTGTCTACGTGTGTTTTTCCAGATAAAACCACCTACCCTATAGATGAGACTGtg ATGCACAGCGGTCCCCCGCATGAGTCTAATTACGGTTATGCCTACGCCAAACGCATGATTGACGTCCACAACAG GGCGTTATTTCAGCAGTACGGTTTGAAATACACAGCCGTGATCCCCACCAACATGTTCGGACCCCATGATAACTACAACATTGAGGACGGTCACGTGATGCCGGGGCTGATCCACAAGACGTACCTGGCCAAGA aggAAGGTAAACCTCTGCAAGTCTGGGGTTCGGGTCGTGCTCTGCGTCAGTTCATCTATTCTCTGGATCTGGCTCGTCTGTTTCTGTGGGTTCTGAGGGAGTACGACGAGGTGGAGCCCATCATTCTCTCAG TCGGGGAGGAGGATGAGTTGACTGTAAAGGAGGCTGTGGATGCTGTGGTTGAAGGATTCGGGTTCGAAGGGGACGTTATT TATGACACTAGTAAATCAGACGGTCAGATCAAGAAAACCGCCAATAACGCCAAACTACGCAAATACCTGCCAGACTTCAAGTTCACGCCGTTCAAACAAG ccgTCAAGGAGACGTGTGATTGGTTTGCCGCCAATTATGACTCCGCCCGTAAATAA
- the LOC113120588 gene encoding GDP-L-fucose synthase-like isoform X1 — MIKSLSVLWIYTITMDGSVGPMRVLVTGGSGLVGRAIERVVKEEGGGREGETWIFLSSKETNLVSAEETRAAFERHRPTHVIHLAAMVGGLYRNMRQNLDFWRNNVHINDNVLHTSQEFGVVKVVSCLSTCVFPDKTTYPIDETVMHSGPPHESNYGYAYAKRMIDVHNRALFQQYGLKYTAVIPTNMFGPHDNYNIEDGHVMPGLIHKTYLAKKEGKPLQVWGSGRALRQFIYSLDLARLFLWVLREYDEVEPIILSVGEEDELTVKEAVDAVVEGFGFEGDVIYDTSKSDGQIKKTANNAKLRKYLPDFKFTPFKQAVKETCDWFAANYDSARK; from the exons ATGATAAAATCTTTGTCAGTACTGTGGATCTACACGATCACG atgGACGGGTCAGTCGGGCCGATGCGTGTGTTGGTGACGGGCGGCAGTGGGCTGGTGGGGCGAGCGATTGAACGGGTGGTGAAAGAGGAGGGCGGAGGGAGAGAAGGCGAAACATGGATATTCCTGTCATCCAAAGAGACCAATCTTGT GAGCGCTGAAGAGACGAGAGCAGCCTTCGAGAGACATCGTCCGACGCACGTCATTCATTTGGCCGCGATGGTTGGAGGACTCTACAGAAACATGAGACAGAACCTGGACTTCTGG AGGAATAATGTGCACATCAATGATAACGTGCTGCACACGTCTCAGGAGTTCGGCGTGGTGAAGGTCGTTTCCTGTCTGTCTACGTGTGTTTTTCCAGATAAAACCACCTACCCTATAGATGAGACTGtg ATGCACAGCGGTCCCCCGCATGAGTCTAATTACGGTTATGCCTACGCCAAACGCATGATTGACGTCCACAACAG GGCGTTATTTCAGCAGTACGGTTTGAAATACACAGCCGTGATCCCCACCAACATGTTCGGACCCCATGATAACTACAACATTGAGGACGGTCACGTGATGCCGGGGCTGATCCACAAGACGTACCTGGCCAAGA aggAAGGTAAACCTCTGCAAGTCTGGGGTTCGGGTCGTGCTCTGCGTCAGTTCATCTATTCTCTGGATCTGGCTCGTCTGTTTCTGTGGGTTCTGAGGGAGTACGACGAGGTGGAGCCCATCATTCTCTCAG TCGGGGAGGAGGATGAGTTGACTGTAAAGGAGGCTGTGGATGCTGTGGTTGAAGGATTCGGGTTCGAAGGGGACGTTATT TATGACACTAGTAAATCAGACGGTCAGATCAAGAAAACCGCCAATAACGCCAAACTACGCAAATACCTGCCAGACTTCAAGTTCACGCCGTTCAAACAAG ccgTCAAGGAGACGTGTGATTGGTTTGCCGCCAATTATGACTCCGCCCGTAAATAA